DNA from Amycolatopsis sp. DSM 110486:
GCAAGGAACAGATCTTCACCAGCTACGTGAACATCATCTCCTTCGGCCGCGGCACCTTCGGCCCGGCCGCGGCGATGAACGCGTTCTTCGGCCGGCCGCTCGACGACTCCATGACCTGGAGCGAAGCCGCGTTCCTGGCCGGGATGATCCAGTCGCCCTCGGTGCACGACCCCGCCGTTTCCGGCGACGCACACGCGGCTAAACGCTGGACGTACGTGCGCGACAAGCTCGTGCAGCGCGGTTACGTCAAGCCCGCCGACGCCGCCACGATGGCCTACCCCGGCAAGGAAATCCTGCCGCCCTCGGAGACGCGCGCGAGCGTGACCTACGACGAGTACCACGTGAAGCAGCAGGTGCTCAGCGAGCTCGAACAAGACGGGTTCTCGCTTTCCCGGCTGCAGCAAGGGAATCTGGTCGTGCAGACCACGCTCGACCGCAAGGCGCAGGCGTCCGCGCGCTCGACGCTGGCCGACCGCCTGAAGGGCGAGCCGAAGGAGTTCCGGGGCGCGCTCGTGTCCGTGGACCCGTCCACCGGGGCGGTGCGCGCGTACGACGGCGGCGACAACGGCGTCCGCGACTACGCCGGCACGGAACACCCGGCGGGCTCGGCGTTCTACCCCTTCACGCTCACGGCGGGTCTGCGCGCCGGCGTCTCGCCCGACGAACCCACGGCCGCGCCGGGCAAGATCGACTTCCTGGGTGAGGACTTCGAGTACCCGCAGAAATGCCCGGCGACCTGTACGTTGCGCACGGCGATGACCTCGGGCGCGGACACGCCGTACATCGGGCTGGCCAAACGCGTCGGCGCCGACGCGGTGAGCGCCGCGGCCCGCGACGCGGGCATCCCGGAGGCGGTCGACGGCTCGCCGACCCTGCGCGAGAAGGACGGGTTCCTGATCGGCTCGGGCCTCGCCGTCGGGCGGTATCCGTTGCGGCCATTGGACTTGGCCGGGGCGTACGGGACCTTCGCGGCCGACGGGATGCGCGTCACGCCGCACCTCGTGGACAAGGTGCTCGACCAGGACGGCAGCGTCGTGTGGCAGC
Protein-coding regions in this window:
- a CDS encoding transglycosylase domain-containing protein, coding for MLRDTDAETDGATSSVTNEPPDDPRARRRRRWRKIRRIAYCGFGVFVGLPLIAFWVAYLLMDVRSPQDVLASLDKTVELKYSDGSELLKVLPADGDRSFVPYDKVPSKLRDAIIATEDPTFWDNAGFDPTGIGRAFLTGVGGGSGITQQYIKKSTGDDDATLGRKLQELVLATKITQQQSKEQIFTSYVNIISFGRGTFGPAAAMNAFFGRPLDDSMTWSEAAFLAGMIQSPSVHDPAVSGDAHAAKRWTYVRDKLVQRGYVKPADAATMAYPGKEILPPSETRASVTYDEYHVKQQVLSELEQDGFSLSRLQQGNLVVQTTLDRKAQASARSTLADRLKGEPKEFRGALVSVDPSTGAVRAYDGGDNGVRDYAGTEHPAGSAFYPFTLTAGLRAGVSPDEPTAAPGKIDFLGEDFEYPQKCPATCTLRTAMTSGADTPYIGLAKRVGADAVSAAARDAGIPEAVDGSPTLREKDGFLIGSGLAVGRYPLRPLDLAGAYGTFAADGMRVTPHLVDKVLDQDGSVVWQHDDEPHPAFSDDPGVSAKISAEVTNVLQTFLPDGRPAALRTGEFQHGNSSDYQDAWAIGYTPQLATAVWVGSDDERRLFDAQGKKLMGSTVPADIWRTFMVQAEQGQPIKENGGVEPRFAPPLAKQTAPPGR